The Geobacter metallireducens GS-15 region GAAGGAAACCGGCGTCGATGCCCGCGCGCTTCAGTTCGAGCTTACGGAAACCAGCCTCATGAAAGATGCCGGAGCCACGGTGAGCGCCCTCTACAAACTCAAGGAACTGGATCTGAGGATCGTGGTCGACGACTTCGGTACGGGGTATTCTTCCCTGGCGTATCTCAAGAACTTTCCCATCGATCACATCAAGATCGACCGCTCGTTCGTCATGGATATCTGCGACGATCCCGACGACCGGTCCATCGTGGAAGCCATTGTCGCCATGGCAAACAAACTCAACCTCGATGTTGTGGCGGAAGGTGTTGAAACCCGCGAACAGCGGGACTTGCTTCTGGATCTCGGCTGCCACGAGATGCAGGGGTTCCTCTTCCACCGCCCGCTGCCCGAAGAAAAGTTCGTTGAACTGCTGCGGGACGTGAGGCTTTGCACTCTTCCTGCGGCGCTTTGATTCTTGCGCTCTTGGGCGGCATTACGGGACGCTGTCGGCCCAGAAGAAAGGCGGGCCGGTAAACTGGCCGGCAGCGTCCCCGGAATGTTCTCCTGTTAAGAATCCGAGGGCAATTCCTCGTTGTTATTGTTCCTTTCGTGCCCTCACCCGATGCAGCCCGAGCAGGGAAACGAGCCCGGCACCCACCAGAAGCATCGAGCTTGGCTCGGGAACTGCTTCAGGACCGGGGGGTACCGCATTTTCTGCTGGGGGTACCGGATTTCCGATCTCCCACCCCAATACCACTCCATTCGTGGGCGTCAGGCCGAAAGCCAAGGTTTTGTCGAAATCGGCAAATGATTCCGCATCGTTGTTGGCGTCGACATAGGCCTCCAGGTACGACTCGATATCCAGCGTGTGCCCTACGATGGCCTCGAAGACGAGCGTCAGGTAGCCGGTGTCGAAACTGCGTCCCCAGTCGTAGTACATGCCTACGCCCTGTTCCTTGGTTCCCCCGGCAAGATCATGGGAGGTTTCCGGGGTGATGTTGCTTCCGTAACTCCAGGACTCGCTCCAGTGGTTGGAGTAATTATAGCCCCAACCGGGCCCATAGACATCATAGGCTTCGGCCTCCCCGGAGGCGCCGAAAAAGGCCAGTTGGGGCGACCAGCATCCTACTTCACCCGGTCCGCATATGGTGACGCTGGAGTCACTGATGGCAAACCCGGCGTCGAACTCGGCATGGGCCCATCCTTTGCCCGGATAGGATCGCGCATCAGCTCCCAGCGTCCCGTCCAGCTTCATTGTTAACTGGAGGCGGGTAGTGTCCCCCGCCGAAAGCCCTGAGGTCCCCGGCAGGATTGTGGCTCTGTTTGTCGCGGTGGTAGCTATGTATGAGGACGTAAAATAATTATTCTGGGGCCTTGAAACCGCCGAAGCCGAAATCCCCATGCGAAGCTTTCCGGCATCGGCATACCCGGAGGATGTGGCATACGATTTATTGTCTCCAATTGAAAGCATGTCTCCCACCGGCCGGCTGAAAGAGACGCGCGCGGCAGAATCGTTGTATTCCCTGTAGTAACCCGGATTCGACGAGGACGTAGGATTATAATCTCCATACGTGTAGTATTCAGCGTATCCGAAAACCTGAGCGCTCTGGCACAGCAGGATAAGCAAAGCAGCCGCGCCAGCCCCGAACCCCGAGCGAATCCTCTTTGCCATCTCAT contains the following coding sequences:
- a CDS encoding PEP-CTERM sorting domain-containing protein codes for the protein MLSIGDNKSYATSSGYADAGKLRMGISASAVSRPQNNYFTSSYIATTATNRATILPGTSGLSAGDTTRLQLTMKLDGTLGADARSYPGKGWAHAEFDAGFAISDSSVTICGPGEVGCWSPQLAFFGASGEAEAYDVYGPGWGYNYSNHWSESWSYGSNITPETSHDLAGGTKEQGVGMYYDWGRSFDTGYLTLVFEAIVGHTLDIESYLEAYVDANNDAESFADFDKTLAFGLTPTNGVVLGWEIGNPVPPAENAVPPGPEAVPEPSSMLLVGAGLVSLLGLHRVRARKEQ